CTACTACACAGAGGACTTTATCGAAATAGTAGTCAGCAGGTCAAACTGGCGAACAATAACTCGGTCTGACGCAGCTGACGGAGAGGTCAGTACTACGGGTGGTGGTAGTTCTACGGGGGCAAGCACTGGAAAAAGTGGTCAAACCACGAGTAGCTCAGGTACGTCTGAGACTGGAACAGGTCGAGATCCGGAATTCGAGGATATAACCGTCGAACAAGACTTGGTTCGAATCTACGGAGCTGGCAGTCAGGCTGAGGGTGACCGGAATGTCATCATTGGGATGGACACTGGAACCCTCTCAGCGACGATTGAGTATGACATCGATATCTCAGGAGAGCCAGTGAAGCTGACTGATGGAGCCGGCAATGAGCGCGATGATTGGGAGCAACAAAACAATGAGCTAAAAGTCTCATTGTCGGGACTCGATACGGATGCGCCACAGTTCTACCGCCTGGAAGTATATATCGGACACAAGACGAAGGGCGGAACACCGCAGAATCAATTCAATTTTGCACTCATCCCTGAGTCGCTGTTCCACACGCTGCCGACTGGTGACAAGACGTTCGGTGTTGATGTTGATGAGGAGTCTCTGACAGCATTTGACGAGGAATTGATCGAGCTTACGCCGCCGGAAGCGGATGAGAGTGACAACCCAGAAACGGTTGAAATTACTGAAGAAACTCATCATAAGGCGGATCTGCATGCTTTGCTCCGGCCCAAACCACTACCAGGCGGCAGACGGGTTCGGTGTAAGCTTACACTTCCATCGGGCACACCTGTACCGCTCAATATTGACTTCATTTCTGAGGTAGATGAGCCAACACAGGAAGAAGTCCAGTTCCCACTGTCCTTCGCCGCACTGATGTCACCGACAGACTGGGCTGGGGATGATTCCCTAGAAATCGATTCTGCTGTCGTCACCAATATTGACACAGGCGAATTCCACTCGCCGACCCGCGGCCGGATTGAAATCCCTGACCCTGATCGGAAACTTCTCGCTTTAGAACAAGGAATTGTGCAGAAGGGGACGATCGCCCCTCGTGAGACAGCGCAAGTCGATGTCGGGCTCGGAGTCGTTCCTGATGATGTCGAACTCGAGAATATCGCTCCAGATCTCATCAGTGCATATACGGCATTGCTCGAGCACTTCGATCAACGTGATACAATACCATCGACAGACATCTGGGATCAGGAAACGCAGGACCATGTTGCAGATGTCTTGGAGAACTATTCGAAGGCGATCCAGGCGATAGAGGCAGGAAGGACAACCCCACAATTCAATCCATATCGTCGGCTCGGCACGATTCAGTCGACGTCCGCGAATGTCGTCTGGTTGACCCCTTTTCATCCCCTGATGTTGGCATATGGGCTGCGGGTAGCAGGATGGCGCGATGAACTGTTGGAGGCTGGAATGACTGATGGATTTAGATTTAGCCGGTTCCGGTCGCTGTTCAACCCTGTTGGATTCTCACCGTTCAGGTGGAGCCAAAGCGACGGTGGGAATATCCTTTCGGGGCACACGATGGAAAACAACCACCTCTGGGCTTCTTATGCCCCAATCGCGGGTCCGGGTTCGGACACTCCGAACTATATTGCTGACGTAATCTCCGATAAATTGGAAGCATTCGCCAGAGCGTTCCCGCTCCTATTCAAACTGCATGAGGACCGAACGCTCAACATTAATCTGGTGAATATGGGGGACCTTGGGCCGGTAATTGAGGGCCTATATGACTTCTTCAAATACGTCAATGAACACCCAGAGCTGAATCTCCCGCAAGTCAATCTACAGATCTACGGCGGTCCAAATGAGGGCCGGACGCTCGAGCGGTTCTTTGCAACTGATAGTGGGGACTCGCCACTTCGAGAGCAGTTGGGCGGCTCCTCAGACACAGATGAGATCCTGGAAAAGCTAGACCGGCGTGTGAGCTATGTTCGAGCTGATTCTAAATTCAACGAAGACACACAGCGATCCGCGCATCTCACCCTTTTCCGCGGCATTCTGGAAGAACAGCCGGGCGCCGTTGAAACTGCGAGCTTCCCTAGAGCAACACGGCTGAATGGACTTCTACCCCGAGACCAAATCCAAGTTGAGTCTGCAGGGAGTGAAATAGTCTCTCGCTCAGGGGCTGCGTTCGATCCTAAAGAGGGCGGTATTCTTGGTGAGATCGGTGCCGCTATCAATACATTAGAAGCGAGCATGCGTGACAGTGAGTTCAACTACGGTCGGACACTCAGCAAAGTGGTTACAACTGGTGGGCGATCAAATCTGCCGAACATTTGGAACCAATCCCTTTGGGTCCTTCACGTCGAGCCGAAAGTGGATCTCAGCTTCTACATCAATTCTACTTCCCAGTCGTCGGACATTTCGGATGAGGCCTTGATGATCCACTACAGTGATCAATATGACGCTGCCTCCCCCGGATTCGATATCATCACGACAACGGACAAGCGTGATCCATATATTAAGACTCTTGAACGAGAGTTAGAGGCAACTCCGGGTCTGGATGAACTCGACCCGGAATCCGTGCTTACGCGTTTGGTTGCTATCGACGGGGAGCTAGCCTTAGATCTCCAAAGCGCAGAAAACAACACCGTCATGGAACTACTCGGTTTGGTTGGGGGACTGGCAGTCAGCGGAGAGTTGCTTGCTCGGGAGTTGCCAGAGTACGAGTGGATCCCAATCAGTTTAGACGAATTTGCTCGCCACGATCGCAAATATCGTGGTGGAAACGAGGGCCTGCTCCAGTACTTCGGTGAGGGAGCAGCATCGGATGACCTGTGCTTCGTGGGTGTCCCGAAAGACGCTGAGTCCGGAGATCTCAATCTCTATCTGTGGATTGTCGAGACAAAAGGCGGAACATCGGGTATCTCGAAAGGAGTCGAGCAGGTCAAAGGAGCAAAAGAGAACCTCAAAGAGCTGTTTGACCCGGACAAGGACTATGCTGACACCGAGGTTCTCCGGAGTGAATTTGGCGATATCATCCTGCAGATCGCGCGTAGACTGTATCATTACGGGGTAATCTCCGAGACGCGGCTACAGACAATCGAACAGCATACAGACCCTCTAGTTGACGGTGAATACTCTATCAACCTGTTAGAGGACAGCCAACGGAGAATTGGAGAAGTTATTCGAATTCAACGAGACATTGCGCTGCCCGCTCTTGAGACTCAGGATGGTGTTCGTGTTCTCAAACTACCGGCGGATGTGTTATCACTTATTAATAGCGAAAATCTTAGTGAGAATTCGATCCACCCGGATCTGAAAGCTGAGAAAGTCTCATTCGAGACGCCGGCAAGTGCACAAGAGACAGAGACAACTGAGGCCGAGACAGCGGCTGTGGAAGAGGCAGAGACAAGTGTGGCCGAGGCTGAGAATTCTGAACAGGCAGAAACTGCTGAGCCTTCGTCAACGATCGCTGAGGGTGCAGAACCGACTCAAAATACCTCTTCAGGCTCGGAAGAGACAGAGGAAGCAACGACTGAGTCAGCAAGCTCAACTGGCTCAGACGCCCAAACTGAGCAATCCGAAAAACAACCGGAGCGAGTAGAGGATTCCGGGACAACAAGCGGACAGGAGTCTGAGACTGACACTGCTGCAGCTGAGAAACAGAGCGAACAGCAAGAGGAAAAAGAGTCGACTGACAGCAGCGACACTGAAGAAGCATCAGCATCTATTCAGAGTCAGAACTCCGAAGATGATGAGGGAGACTCTGACAGTAAAGTAGATGATGATACGTCAGAAGCTTCGGACACACATGCGGCAGACGCACGTGGCACAAGAGCCTACTCGTGGACATCGAGTGACAGACAGCAATTGATCGAAACCTTGGACCCGAGCCCTGAACAAGAGCTATCCATAGACGTAACACGGCTCACGACCGATCTAAAGGAGCAATTCGAATCGTTAGGGGTCGATATCTACGAACCGAACCCTGCCGATGTGTCAGTCGGTCCGCGAAAAATCGGCGTGAATATTCGACCGAAGTCGGGACAGAAAGTCGACAGTATAATCAATGTTCTGAACTCGGTGAGTGTGCATATCCAAGCATCTGGTTCTGTCACTGGTGTTGCTAATCCCGCGGAAGGAGCAATCCGCTTGGAAATCCCACATGGGGAACCGCGAGATATCCACCTTCGTGAGGGACTGGAGGCATCGGCTGAGTCGTTCAATGAACCACTTCATATTCCACTTGGAGTGACCACAGAGAACGAACACAAGACGATCGACCTACTTGAGGAACATCATGCACTGGTTGGTGGTGCTACAGGCTCTGGTAAGTCGAATTTCCTCGCATCTGTGATTTGCAGTCTCGCCGTCAACTACTCTCCAGACCTAGTCAAAATGAGTCTACTCGATCCCAAAGGGATTGACTTTGGTCGATTTGAGCCCCTACCGCAGGTAGATACCTATCTAGACACAGGCGAACAGTGTGTTGAGTACCTGGAAGGACTACTTGAATCTGAGCTGGAGGATCGACGTGACTTGCTACAGGAAATGGGCGCTTCATCGGTGCAAGAATATAACCAACTTGCAGAATCCCGAGACATCGATCGGATACCATATCGTGTTATCATTATTGACGAATACGCTGATCTGATTATGGCCCTGTCGGATACTCAGCAGGAGTTCGAGGATGCAGTCGGGCGACTTGCACAGATCGGACGGGCACTGGGGTACTCTATTTTGCTCGCGACCCAACGGCCGGATGCAAATATTGTGTCCGGCAATATCAAGACGAATTTCAACTGTCGAATTAGCTTTGAATTGCCTTCCAACACCGACTCTCGAGTGATCCTTGATCAACCGGGCGCAGAAGATCTGGAGGGGGCAGGAGACATGATTGCTTTGACATCAGCTGGTGATGAACACCATCTACAGTCATATTTACTTCGTCCCGAGGATGCTCTTACTATCAGGGCACACATCACCAGTGACGACTAGTCATCTGGATTAAGTTTCAGTATAAACTTACACAAAGGAAGGTGTGGTTCACGGATGGATACGAATTAACTCACTGGGAGCCGAAAGTCAGCTCTGTGGATCTTCTGGTTACTTGCGGCCTCCCAATCTCCACCACCCCGAAGCCGATCCAATGGGACGATCACCTACGATGAGTTGATCGGTCTGCGCCAGCACGAAATCTACGCCGAGGATCACGGTCATTCCCAAGTCTATGACAACTGGCGGCTGGAGATCCTGCGGCGGTGTCTACCTGATAGCTACGACGAGGAACGCCGTCTTCTGTACATGGCGACGATTCGAGCGAAAAATCACGTCGTCTACGCCGGCCGGGACTCCCCCAACACGTTCCTCGAAGAACTCGACGTCACAATAGAGAGTACGAACCAGCATTATCAGAGACGTCTCGGCCTGCACATGAACAGACAACCCTCGGTGCCACTATTCCTACACCAGATGGTCCAGTCGGTGAGACTCCCCACACGCTGATGCAAGGCGATGTCTTCGAGGATGTCACTGAGGGCCGAGGGACGGACTTCGGGACACAGATCCATGATTTCGCTGAAGCGTACGCACTGGGCGACTCGGCCGACGCTGGCAGGGAAGCTGACTATACGCACGTCCGGAATCTGATCGACTCGCTCGATGGCGAGCTACTGGTTGAGGAGGTGGCGTTTCTCCCGCTTACCGTCGATGACGAGCGCGTGACGATCTCCGGCGTCGTTGACCTCATCCACGTGCTGCCGGGGCGTATCGAGATCATCGATTACAAGACCGATCGTGGCCGTCACGCCCAGGCGGAGTACGGGAAGCAACTAAGTGTCTACTATCACGTGGCGTCTGCCTGGTATCCGGACCGAACCGTCACGACCAGTATCTTCTACACTGCTGAGGGCGAGCGCGTCGATATCGAGCCGGTTACGCATGAGGATCTAATGGACCTGGTCCGACCAGTAATAGAGGAATAAACCCCGTACATCAGTGAATTATTTTAGATTCAGGGGGCTCGGTTCTATGCGCTTCAATATAGTTAACTCTCCGATACATTAATGAATTCACCAGTACCCAATTTTTCTATGTCAGAAGGTCAGGGAGAAGACCAGAGACTTGGAGGAGATGTATCAGATGATGAGCTAGATATAGACCTTGCAGCTCAAGAAAATGGGGACGTAGAAGATCAGATTGCTAGCGCATTCATATTCAAGGTAATGCAATCTGATGTTGATGTGGACATGGCCGATGTCATGAATGGGCTTCTCCATAAGGATGATTTCGGTGGAGAAGATCTCATTGTTGAATGCATTGAGGAGGAAATGTTGGACGATGAAGATTAATAGCCTCACTATATCAAACTTCCGAGGTATCAATGGTGAGTTCGAACTAGAACCTAAAACAGAGAACGTTGTAATCGTTGGTCCGAACGGATCCGGAAAGAGCTCGGTGATCGCCGCGATTGATTTTCTTCTTACTGGTTCTATTAGGGAGTTATCGGGTGAAGGGTCTCAATCGTTGACTGAAACCCGTCACGGGCCCCACATCGATTCGGATCCAACCGATGCCTGGGTTGAAGGCGAGTTTATGTTAAATGGAGACAGTCTAACTGTTCGCCGAAGTGTTTCAGATCGAACTAATCCATCCATCGGCAGGGATGATGACGATGAGGAAGAATTTGGTGAGGATTTTGAATCAGTGACGCGTGCGGCGGAAAGAGGGCTACATTTGTTATCCCGGGATGAAATTCTCGATTTTATTACCGCTCAGGCTGGAAGTCGATCCGAAAGCATTCGATCCCTTCTCGACCTTCAAAATGTTCAATCTAGAAGGCTTGCCTTAGATAATGCAGCTGGCTATTTTGAGAATGAAGCTAACAGATTAGAACGTGAGGCAGATCGTCTCCGTGAGGACCTTTATACTGCTCTTGAATCAGAATCAGATAGTGATGATTCTGTTCTTCAACTTGTTAACGATCTCCGTGAGGACCTCGGTGGCAATGAACTCACAAATTTAGATGAGCAATTTGATTCGGATATCGATTCGCCCTCACGACGCGTCATTGCTTCCCCGCTTTTGCGATCAGATGGCCGACAGCGAATCGAGGAACTCCAAGAATGGTTCGATACCGATGTGGAGGATTTTCTCGAAGCAGACGAAGCTTATCGTGAACAGTGGAATGAGATCGATATAGAGGGTGAGGCCCGCCGTGATCTGAAACGACAACGTCTCGTGGAACTAGGAAAGGAGGCCATCGATGACGACGCCGAACGTTGTCCTCTATGTCTTAATGAGTGGGACCCGGAAGAGCTCCGTGAAAATCTTTCTGAACGTCTTGAGGAGGCAGAAGAACTACAAAAGAAACTTGATGAGTTAGAAGAACGTCGCGATGCGGCTCAACAATCATTGACTGATGTACGTGTTGTTGCCGAATCTCTACATGAGACCTTAACTGGAGTGGACGAATTCGATGGGGAACCACTGGAGGAATTCGTCGAATTGGTTCAGGATTGGGAAGATGCCTATAATCAAGACCTCCTTTCTAAGCCCCCTAAAGACGAAATGACGAAGGACGATCGTGACGCATTGCTACGACCCGATGATCTTCAGTCGATGCTTGAAGAGTTAGACCAACATATTTCATCGGGACCTGAGTTAGATGAGCTGGAGTCAGCGTGGTCAAACCTTCAGGCGGCAAATCAGCGATATGACGAGATGCATTCTAACAGTCGAAACGCCGCTGAGTATCGACGAGTCGCTCAAGATGTCAGGACTACACACCAGAAATTCGTCGAGGCCCGTGATTCCGTTCTAAACCGAATCTACGACGAAATCGAAGATAAGTTTGAGAGATACTATACGACTATTCATACCGATGAGACAGACTTTGGCGCTGGATTAGATCCTACTGAGACTGGACTTGAAATGGAGGTTGAATTCTACGATCGTGGCCAACATCCGCCCCATGCCCTACATAGCGAGGGTCATCAAGATAGTATGGGGATCTGCCTTTACTTCGCTCTCTATGATTGGCTTCAAGAGCAGGAAGAAATATCGATCATGATGCTTGACGACGTCGTCATGTCAATAGACTCTGAGCATCGGCGGCCTCTAGCCAGGCTAATGGCCTCAGAGATTGCAGAGGATCACCAACTGTTCATCACAACTCATGATGATCTCTGGCACCGCCACCTTCGTTCTTCTGGTGTAGTCAACTCCAATGGGGTAGTTCAATTCTCAGATTGGAACATCGAGGATGGGCCGAAAATAATTGATCGGCCAGAAATGGAGTGGGAGACGATTGAGGAAGAGCTCAATGATGGGAACGTTTCAATTGCGGCCCATCAGACACGACGCATGGCTGAGTGGTTCCTGCGTGAAGCATGCGATCGTTTGGATGGAAAAGTACCATTCAAAGCAAATAGTCAGTGGAATTTAGGTGACTTCCAGCAGGGTGTTATATCAAGATACAAGTCCTTGGTGAAGAGCGCGAAGGCTTCGGCGGATTCATGGAATCGGGATATGAGGGTAAGCCACTTTGAGGAGCTTGACAATAAGATGACTGAAATCAGTGAGCGTATTTCACATGATGGTGCTGCTCTTAACCCGAATGTCCACTGGAATGAAACGGAGTCTGAATTCGCTAATTGTACGCCAGGAGAATTGAGGCCCGCAATCAATGTCTATAGGGAACTATATGAGATGTTATGGTGCAATGAGTGTGATTCCTGTCTTCGTGTGGTCAAAGACGGACATACAGATGATAGTGTTAAATGTAATTGCTCCTCAGTCAATTGGAATCTACGAATGAACGATTAATCGAACATCAGCCACGTCCAATATTCACCCAAACATGTATATGAACTAAAATGATATCTCCTCTTAATGCGGCTGTCCTCTGCGGGAGATTTGTCGAAATATTATTTACTCAATACCACTGATATTCGTCTCTCACAAGAATGGCGAGTAAACGACGTGGGATACTGTACCTGATTACTGGACTCGTCGCTGCAGGGGCTAGGTTCGGAGATGAGGCGGCCACAATGCTCGCCCGCGGTAGTGACGAAATCATTGAGGCTGGTTCTAGGAGCGGTGATGATGTGGCCCGAGGTGGCGATGAGAGTGGGTCCGTCATTGATGACGCCGCCAACAAGGGGAAGAGAGTAGTCCGGCAACACCGGATTGAGACAGCCCTTGAGAACCAGACAGTATCAGAGACGTTCGAGATACCGTCTGGCTATTATGCTGGCTTTTCGGCCCGGGCCAATCAGCGAGCAGAACTATCCTATGAATTCGAGACAGTGGCCAATGAGACTATAGATGTCTTGCTTCTTGGTCCTAGTGAGTTTAAGAGGTATGACGATGGTGGCGACATTGAATCCAGTCCACTTACCGATGTTCTGCTTGACCAAACTGGGTCTCGGACCACTGAATTAGAGCCATACTCCCAACGTTATTTGATATTCGACAATACGGCAGCCTCTCTTGCAGACGCTGATGAGCAGGTCACGGTTACAGCAACTGTCACGTTTTCGCTCGTGTGAGTGGAGGGTTATACAGATCAGTCCCAGATGTAGCCTCAAGAACCACCTATCTCCTACCTTTCATCCAGTTGTTGGAACAGTGCTGATGTGAAAATCTGGACACAGTCAAACTTACTCACCTAACTCCCGAAGCAATTCTTCGGCCACGGATGTCGTCACGTAGTAGGTGTGCTTGCGGTGGGTCTCGTCTTTGGGCTTCAGCTTACGCTCGCTGCCTTTGATCGTACTTCCCTCGTAGGTAGTCACCAGTCCCACACGCCGAAGCGCACGGTAGAGATGGCGGACGTACTCGAAGTCCATAGCCAGTTCCTCAGCGGTCATCCGCGGGTAGTCGGGACCACCACGAGCCAACCGCTTCGCGATAGTCTGTCCATCCGGCAGGTGCCGGAGGATGTTCTTCTTCCCCTCTCGTTCTGCCAGAAACCGCAAGAGATGATCGCCCTCCCGCGAGAGCCGGTAGTAGGTGTGGTGCTGGCGGACCTCGTCGGCTTGCTTGGCCTTCACGCGGCGTTGCTTGACGGTCCCCGACTCGACGCGCTCCAGAAGGCCGGCCGTCTCCATTTTCTCACACAGCGCTTCGACCTGTTTCCGTTCGGCATCGAGGTGACCGGCCATCGACCGCGGATAGTTCCCCTCGACCGTGTCGAGGTGATATAGTATCCGATAGGCCACCGGATCGGCCGGCAGTGGTGCGAGCTGGCCGACGACGGCCTGTTGCTGTTCGAGTTCGGCTTCCAACTCTTTCACCTGCTCGTAGCGCTGCTGGGCGTTGGCCGCTGGGTCCTGGTCGAGATCCAGCACCACTTCGATGGCCTCACCCTGTGGGGTCTCCAGTGTGACCGTGAGTTCGCCTTCCTCCCAGTGGTCGCCGGATTCGTTGCGCGCCTGCTGGAGTACCTCCTCGACCGTTTGATAGCGAGTCATGATCGTGTCGGCTTCCAGCCGGAGGCGCTCGATCTCGGCCTCGGAGACCATCCTGGCTCTCAGTACACCCCTCGCCCGCTTGAACCCACCGCGTCGGTCTGTTTATCGCCCCCGAAGGGGTGCGGGGCGATCACCCGTCCCGCGTGATTCGAAATGGGACACAGAGCACTCGTCGCATACGAACGACCGGATAGCCTGTACAACCTGCATTACTCCCACTGGGGTGCAAGCGACCTCAGACTGAAACACGCCATCACACCCGAGACACCGTTCGGGGAGGCGTCATCCACGGACGGGACGGTGGCACTGTTCGAGGCACTCACCGAGGCCTACGACGAGGAGGGCGCAAGCCACCACGTCGGTGAGGGCTCACTGGGGACGGCACAGGTCGACCGCGACCCGCTGGCAGTCGCGGTCACGCGCGAGGAAATCTGCAATCACTATCTGGACTATCTCCACCACGAAGCGTTCTACGAGGTTCCCACTGACTTCGACGTGGCCGCGTACCGCACGTTCTGGTTCGGCCTGGAGTACGACTGCGAGACCATCGACCAGAGTTCGACGGTCGGCAACGGAGCGCTGGCGACGGTTCGCTGGTTCGACGGCCACCCTGTCGGTGATGGGTTCATCCGCGGGGAGTTCCGGGCGCTGAAAGACGTTGTCGGCGACATGATCGACCGTGGTGTGTTCACACCCGCGATCGCCACCGAGTACATGCAGGCGAAACTGGCCGACTGGCTCACCGAGGAACAGGATCTCCTTGTCTACACACCGGGGGCATCCGAAACGGTCCCCGAAACCGACCACTACCTGTAGCCGTAGTCACGATCCAAGCGTGCCGGCTGGCCTGTCGGAAGTGGCGATGTCGTCGGGGTCGATATCCACGGCTGTCTCCCGAAGCAGGTAACTGAACGCCCGCGCGGTCCGGCGGCCGATCTCGGTGGGGACGACACGCTTCGTGCGGCCGACTGACTCGATCTCGATATACTCATGCTCCACAAGCGGATCGAGGATGTGACTGTCCAGCCGCCGGTAGTACCCTTTCTCTGTCTCGCCAGTGTACGCCGCGGCGAATGGCAAGTCGTTTGCTTTGCCGAACGCGATGAGATCGTCTTTCCGGACGTTGTAGGTGTACGGGCCGTCTTCGCACCGCCGGTATTCACGAGTCAGGTACGCCAGCACGGCGACCTGCTGGGGGTCCGGGCCCTCCATAGGATACCGGGGTAACTCAGCGGCGAACTCCATGCCGTGGCCGACCGGCTCTGTACCGGAGGCGTACTCCTCGGCGCGGACGTAATATGGTACGGCAGTACCCGTCACCATGCAGGCGATCATCCCGGCGATACCCGTGATCGTCGACCCGCTGGCGAGGTTTACGTACACCTGGTTGTCCTGGTCAGCATACTGGACGATCTGGTCGGCGATGACTGCCATACTCTCATAGAGGTCGAATAGATCACAGTCGACCACCTCGACGGCGATCCCTGCAGCCTCGAGATCGGCCAGCACGTCCTCGTGGTATGCTGGCCGAGTGATGTCCTCGGCGATAAAATCAAGCAGCACGACGCGGTCGGCCCGGTACTCGACCGCTGGCTCGACGATGCGGTCGTACTCGAACCCGAGCGGTGCGATGTGGACCCGCTCGCTAACGTCCATGCCGACACTGTCGGCCCCAGAGTAGCTTGATAGTAACGATAGTAACGTACTAACATTCTCCTCTCCACTCTCCCGGGTTGTCCCTGTGGTTCGCGCAGACTACCCAGCGGCCCCAGTTCACGGCCTGAGGCAGTCAGTGCGTCGACGGTCGGCGCTGCTCACACGCGAACCATCGCCACCATCACGTACTCACAACACATGACAGTCCCGTACACTAACTTGAACGAGACACGTATCTACTCGGTCGCCGAGGCCATCGTTGCCCTTGGCTACGATGGCATTGCCGCGTTCGATCGTGCCGAACCGGAGTACGAGACGCTCCAGACGCTGTACGACCGCTTCGATTCGGCGGAGCACGTGAAGCTACTGGCCCTCTGTGCGGCAACCCAGGACTATCAGCTCAACGGTGACGCCCAGGCGTTCTGGCGGGCGCTCGACCGGACGGTCCGGGAGTACGAGACGCTCGACTCCGCACAGACTGTCCGGGACGTTCTCGGCGACTTCATGGCCGCCGACGTGAACGCGCGGTTGAACGACCAGAAGCGCGACCGGCTGATTCGCCTGTTCGAGAACGGGTTCGACGAGTGGTTCCTCGATACGCACGAGTCGGCCGCTCCCATCGAGGTCTGGGAGCGTCTCGCTGCCGACATGGAGACGCGCAAGCGGGCCAAGACCGTCGTGTTCGCGATGAAGGTCTACGACATTGCTCACCTCGTTCGCCACGGTGAGTATCTGGAGTTCCCCTCGGACATCCCGATTCCCTGTGACTTGCAGGTCGAACGCGTCGCACAGACGGCCGGTCTCACGGAGCGCGACGACGCCGAGACCGTAATGGGTGGGTGGGCCCACGTCATGGAGACGATCAGTGCCCGCCTCGGCCGGCACGTCTCCTTGCTCCGAATCGATTCGATCGTCTGGCAGGCCGGCCAGATCATCGGCAATCACGAACCCAATCGGACGTCCGCTCGCGAGGCACTTGTTGACCACTTCGAACACGTCGGCATCCCGGCCGACGATGCAGACTACCTGGCTCGTGAACTGACCGCCGAGATGTAAGGCCAGGTCGATTCGAGACTTTTGGGATCTGCAACGATGGGGGCGTCATACCCTAAACCGCACATGTCTTGGATAGGGATTTGCGGCCGCGAACAACACTGATAGAACGTCGGTTCACTCCTCAGTGAGACACCTGCGAAGGCTGCCAACTGATCGAAGCGTGACTCCTGTCGTGCGTTCGTGGTAGTATTGTTTGTGGCCCCGGGAAGGGTGCGGGGCCACACGGAGTGGTCGCGCTGATTCGAGATGGCGACTAGTGACAACACGACATTCGACGACCGCGAGACGCGTGACGAGCAGATGCGAGCGACCATCGACGAGTGGGTCGAAGACCTCACCGA
This Halorientalis sp. IM1011 DNA region includes the following protein-coding sequences:
- a CDS encoding N-glycosylase/DNA lyase; protein product: MNETRIYSVAEAIVALGYDGIAAFDRAEPEYETLQTLYDRFDSAEHVKLLALCAATQDYQLNGDAQAFWRALDRTVREYETLDSAQTVRDVLGDFMAADVNARLNDQKRDRLIRLFENGFDEWFLDTHESAAPIEVWERLAADMETRKRAKTVVFAMKVYDIAHLVRHGEYLEFPSDIPIPCDLQVERVAQTAGLTERDDAETVMGGWAHVMETISARLGRHVSLLRIDSIVWQAGQIIGNHEPNRTSAREALVDHFEHVGIPADDADYLARELTAEM
- a CDS encoding DUF6293 family protein, whose protein sequence is MDVSERVHIAPLGFEYDRIVEPAVEYRADRVVLLDFIAEDITRPAYHEDVLADLEAAGIAVEVVDCDLFDLYESMAVIADQIVQYADQDNQVYVNLASGSTITGIAGMIACMVTGTAVPYYVRAEEYASGTEPVGHGMEFAAELPRYPMEGPDPQQVAVLAYLTREYRRCEDGPYTYNVRKDDLIAFGKANDLPFAAAYTGETEKGYYRRLDSHILDPLVEHEYIEIESVGRTKRVVPTEIGRRTARAFSYLLRETAVDIDPDDIATSDRPAGTLGS
- a CDS encoding AAA family ATPase, whose translation is MKINSLTISNFRGINGEFELEPKTENVVIVGPNGSGKSSVIAAIDFLLTGSIRELSGEGSQSLTETRHGPHIDSDPTDAWVEGEFMLNGDSLTVRRSVSDRTNPSIGRDDDDEEEFGEDFESVTRAAERGLHLLSRDEILDFITAQAGSRSESIRSLLDLQNVQSRRLALDNAAGYFENEANRLEREADRLREDLYTALESESDSDDSVLQLVNDLREDLGGNELTNLDEQFDSDIDSPSRRVIASPLLRSDGRQRIEELQEWFDTDVEDFLEADEAYREQWNEIDIEGEARRDLKRQRLVELGKEAIDDDAERCPLCLNEWDPEELRENLSERLEEAEELQKKLDELEERRDAAQQSLTDVRVVAESLHETLTGVDEFDGEPLEEFVELVQDWEDAYNQDLLSKPPKDEMTKDDRDALLRPDDLQSMLEELDQHISSGPELDELESAWSNLQAANQRYDEMHSNSRNAAEYRRVAQDVRTTHQKFVEARDSVLNRIYDEIEDKFERYYTTIHTDETDFGAGLDPTETGLEMEVEFYDRGQHPPHALHSEGHQDSMGICLYFALYDWLQEQEEISIMMLDDVVMSIDSEHRRPLARLMASEIAEDHQLFITTHDDLWHRHLRSSGVVNSNGVVQFSDWNIEDGPKIIDRPEMEWETIEEELNDGNVSIAAHQTRRMAEWFLREACDRLDGKVPFKANSQWNLGDFQQGVISRYKSLVKSAKASADSWNRDMRVSHFEELDNKMTEISERISHDGAALNPNVHWNETESEFANCTPGELRPAINVYRELYEMLWCNECDSCLRVVKDGHTDDSVKCNCSSVNWNLRMND
- a CDS encoding DUF2250 domain-containing protein; the protein is MVSEAEIERLRLEADTIMTRYQTVEEVLQQARNESGDHWEEGELTVTLETPQGEAIEVVLDLDQDPAANAQQRYEQVKELEAELEQQQAVVGQLAPLPADPVAYRILYHLDTVEGNYPRSMAGHLDAERKQVEALCEKMETAGLLERVESGTVKQRRVKAKQADEVRQHHTYYRLSREGDHLLRFLAEREGKKNILRHLPDGQTIAKRLARGGPDYPRMTAEELAMDFEYVRHLYRALRRVGLVTTYEGSTIKGSERKLKPKDETHRKHTYYVTTSVAEELLRELGE
- a CDS encoding DUF6735 family protein, with the translated sequence MGHRALVAYERPDSLYNLHYSHWGASDLRLKHAITPETPFGEASSTDGTVALFEALTEAYDEEGASHHVGEGSLGTAQVDRDPLAVAVTREEICNHYLDYLHHEAFYEVPTDFDVAAYRTFWFGLEYDCETIDQSSTVGNGALATVRWFDGHPVGDGFIRGEFRALKDVVGDMIDRGVFTPAIATEYMQAKLADWLTEEQDLLVYTPGASETVPETDHYL